A genomic window from Gossypium hirsutum isolate 1008001.06 chromosome D10, Gossypium_hirsutum_v2.1, whole genome shotgun sequence includes:
- the LOC107916119 gene encoding trafficking protein particle complex subunit 5 translates to MTCSFLAAKQKIIFFFLWTMIGVGKIKQYSNILEKPLSKGKQEVSLSAFAFLFSELVQYNQTRVDNIAELERRLEDVGYVVGARVLELLSCWGLSLQAGKAKA, encoded by the exons ATGACCTGCAGTTTTCTAGCAGCcaaacagaaaataatattttttttcctgtGGACAATGATTGGAGTTGGGAAGATAAAGCAATACTCAAACATCCTTGAGAAGCCCCTCAGCAAGGGAAAACAAGAG GTTAGCTTGAGTGCCTTTGCATTTTTGTTCTCTGAGCTTGTTCAGTACAATCAAACTCGGGTTGACAACATTGCTGAATTAGAAAGAAG GCTGGAGGATGTAGGGTATGTTGTTGGGGCTCGAGTTCTAGAACTTTTATCCTGTTGGGGTTTATCTCTTCAAGCTGGAAAAGCCAAGGCTTAG